From the Priestia koreensis genome, one window contains:
- a CDS encoding MupG family TIM beta-alpha barrel fold protein gives MIGISFYLQDPYAQKRLKEAGESGIRTAFTSLHIPEETGDLAKKAKELLSLACELGINVYADTSRSTPSKLGLESFQDLLKLGVKGIRLDDGFDHETTLSLAKHFKLALNASTMTQQELEDLLKLGISPKQLLAWHNFYPRCETGLDEAFFVNQNLFLRDAGVRVAAFVPGDGEKRGPLFEGLPTLENHRGGKPLNSGINLKHMGVDDVYIGDPEVKQETLKALVAYDETQTLFLRIQSSYLREGHYQLRFDQARDVWRFLDTRQTKRIDAHHTTERPVGSITMDNHRYGRYQGEIQLVRSPLPSDERVNVIGKIVEEDIPLLQYLKPGQTIHLYK, from the coding sequence TTGATTGGAATCTCCTTTTACTTGCAAGATCCATATGCACAAAAACGATTGAAAGAGGCAGGTGAAAGCGGTATTCGTACTGCTTTCACCTCGCTTCATATTCCAGAGGAGACAGGCGATTTAGCAAAAAAAGCGAAAGAACTGCTATCACTAGCGTGTGAGTTAGGAATCAATGTCTATGCAGACACATCACGATCCACACCTTCGAAGTTGGGGCTAGAGAGTTTTCAAGACTTGTTGAAGCTGGGAGTAAAGGGGATTCGACTTGATGATGGATTTGATCATGAGACGACGCTATCACTGGCAAAGCATTTTAAACTTGCGCTAAATGCCAGCACGATGACGCAGCAAGAGCTAGAGGATCTTTTGAAGTTAGGCATTTCGCCCAAGCAGCTCCTTGCGTGGCACAACTTTTATCCAAGATGTGAGACGGGTTTAGATGAGGCGTTTTTTGTGAATCAAAATCTATTTTTACGTGATGCTGGGGTTCGAGTTGCCGCATTTGTCCCTGGAGATGGAGAAAAGAGAGGACCATTATTTGAAGGTCTTCCGACACTCGAGAATCACCGAGGCGGGAAGCCTTTGAACAGTGGGATAAACTTGAAGCACATGGGTGTAGATGATGTGTACATCGGGGACCCAGAGGTAAAGCAAGAAACGTTAAAAGCACTGGTGGCCTACGATGAGACCCAAACGCTTTTCTTGCGTATACAATCGTCGTATTTACGAGAAGGCCACTATCAGCTCCGCTTTGATCAAGCGCGTGACGTATGGAGATTTTTGGACACGCGTCAAACTAAACGGATAGACGCCCATCATACAACAGAACGTCCTGTTGGAAGCATTACGATGGACAACCACCGTTACGGGCGTTATCAGGGAGAGATTCAGCTTGTTCGTTCACCGCTTCCATCTGATGAACGAGTCAATGTTATTGGAAAAATAGTAGAGGAAGATATTCCGCTGCTGCAGTATTTAAAGCCTGGCCAAACCATTCATTTATACAAATAA
- a CDS encoding GNAT family N-acetyltransferase encodes MITVKELDLSWLPRIKEIDRTEEIEAIYTYKNETLAKEERKKVIPNWSPEGISEIIHTLSPIIKKDGHLVGAIDQDRLIGVAVLGGEWLPIHEKTLQMAFLYVSNGYRRQKVAQRLMDHVVFRAKEKGAMQLYVSATETNSALGFYFRYGFTIAKQVDPALFLKEPLDIHLTMPIK; translated from the coding sequence ATGATAACGGTTAAAGAGCTCGACCTCTCATGGCTTCCGCGCATCAAAGAAATTGACCGAACAGAAGAAATTGAGGCCATTTATACGTATAAAAACGAAACGTTAGCAAAAGAAGAACGAAAAAAAGTGATTCCAAATTGGTCACCTGAGGGGATTTCTGAGATTATCCACACTCTTTCTCCCATTATTAAAAAAGACGGCCACCTTGTTGGTGCTATTGATCAAGATCGGTTAATAGGCGTTGCGGTGTTAGGGGGCGAGTGGCTTCCCATACATGAGAAAACGCTCCAGATGGCTTTTCTCTATGTTAGCAATGGGTATAGACGACAAAAAGTGGCACAACGCTTGATGGATCACGTTGTTTTTCGTGCAAAAGAAAAAGGGGCGATGCAGCTTTATGTATCGGCCACTGAAACAAATTCAGCGCTCGGATTCTACTTTCGCTACGGCTTCACCATTGCAAAGCAAGTAGATCCCGCATTGTTTTTAAAAGAACCGCTTGATATTCATCTGACTATGCCTATTAAATAA